A portion of the Collinsella aerofaciens genome contains these proteins:
- a CDS encoding DNA-directed RNA polymerase subunit beta', which produces MADFEATDFDSVKISLASADQIRSWSHGEVKKPETINYRTLKPEKDGLFCEKIFGPAKDWECSCGKYKGIRFKGIVCERCGVEVTSAKVRRDRMGHIELAAPVSHIWYFKSPTSFPMSRMLDIKSKDLEKVLYFASYIITEVDYEAREADADDLREELAADLEEIDAECARQIESLKEQGDPENFDEFSDEEPLTPEEIASGIVDIEEECKDEKQLRTDAFNAFMKLTERDLISDEPLFREMTRYYSMYFKGGMGAEAVRDLLAAIDLPSEAEKLKAIIADEDSQKQKREKAVKRLEVVDAFLKGGNSPANMILDVIPVIPPDLRPMVQLDGGRFAASDLNDLYRRVINRNNRLKRLLDLDAPAIIVNNEKRMLQESVDALFDNGRRGRPVSGRGGRPLKSLAEALKGKQGRFRQNLLGKRVDYSGRSVIVTDPKLLLHQCGLPKTMALELFKPFVMKRLVELGKVENIKGAKRAIDRGATFVWDILEEVIDGRVVLLNRAPTLHRLSIQAFEPVLVEGKAIHLHPLVCSPFNADFDGDQMSVHVPLSSQAQAEARVLMLSANNLRSPASGKPVNIPSQDMIIGVYYLTQVREGLPGENHVFSSFDDALHAYDCRSEVDMQAKIQVRVSAADANVINEDGTRIFRVKNGKNEFVDYDVTGNKTARFETSIGRIIFNRQCLPEDYEFMNYKMVKGDVAKLVADCCDRYPEAKVGPILDAIKYSGFHYATRAGLTISVWDALIPAEKQELLDRAQANVDQINEYFEEGFINETERHIEVVNEWTACTDKVAALMLDMFDEENPLYMMADSGARGSKTQLRQLGGMRGLMADMSGETIDLPIKANFREGLLPLEYFISTYGARKGLVDTASHTSDSGYLTRRLVDVAQDVIVREEDCGTHEGVTYNLIIPGTTDLNTDLVGRCFIEDVVAPDGTVLFEQDGYIEKVADIQKMVDAGLKKVKLRALLTCRSKYGVCQKCYGWDLSTRRPVAIGTAVGIIAAQSIGEPGTQLTMRTIHSGGVAGVDDITQGLPTVSRMFDIVGNVNEKILGREAELAPYSGHLSIKPEKSEYVLTLTDSEDHTRVLDERRVPASVRFMPEIEDGCEVRAGDQITKGFVNFRNLRKLTDIESTMHTFVESVKDVYTSQGVDLNDKHIEVLARQMLRRVQITNPGDSKYLLGQYVDRYEFADEVERVARLGGQAPVAEPVILGTLKVASNIDSWLSSASFIRTAGVLTEAAIEGKVDHLLDLKSNVIVGKKIPAGTGLKPYANAKLTYRTADGYVDIDGPASPNAKSLPEWAPVELKDLDEQLPQQLDWAGYDEFGGADGSFTRNGHTISAEKARLYLFDDLGVSQRWTNKFSEVGIETVGDLVGKSEEDLLRIDGIGAKAIEELRDGLEAHDLLYILENNDDVADEEDLSQLLQMVFSPDGPDDILLGTSATPTHHADADEELLGAPIDDKKAPANGAINEDMASLDELLNQLVDTDDAEEAKDNDEE; this is translated from the coding sequence GTGGCAGATTTCGAAGCTACTGATTTTGACTCGGTAAAGATCTCCCTTGCCTCCGCCGACCAGATCCGTTCCTGGTCGCACGGTGAGGTCAAGAAGCCGGAGACCATCAATTACCGTACCCTCAAGCCCGAGAAGGACGGCCTGTTCTGCGAGAAGATCTTCGGTCCCGCCAAGGACTGGGAGTGCTCCTGCGGCAAGTACAAGGGCATCCGCTTTAAGGGTATCGTCTGCGAGCGCTGCGGCGTCGAGGTTACCTCGGCCAAGGTGCGTCGCGACCGCATGGGCCATATCGAGCTCGCCGCTCCCGTGTCCCACATCTGGTACTTCAAGAGCCCCACGAGCTTCCCGATGAGCCGTATGCTCGACATCAAGTCCAAGGACCTCGAGAAGGTTCTGTACTTTGCCAGCTACATCATCACCGAGGTTGACTATGAGGCCCGCGAGGCCGACGCCGACGACCTGCGCGAGGAGCTCGCCGCCGATCTGGAAGAGATCGATGCCGAGTGCGCCCGTCAGATCGAGTCCCTCAAGGAGCAGGGCGACCCCGAGAACTTTGACGAGTTCTCCGACGAGGAGCCGCTGACCCCCGAGGAGATCGCCTCTGGCATCGTCGACATCGAGGAAGAGTGCAAGGACGAGAAGCAGCTCCGCACGGACGCCTTCAACGCCTTCATGAAGCTCACCGAGCGCGACCTCATCTCCGATGAGCCGCTGTTCCGTGAGATGACCCGTTACTACTCCATGTACTTCAAGGGTGGTATGGGTGCCGAGGCTGTCCGCGACCTGCTCGCTGCTATCGACCTCCCCTCCGAGGCCGAGAAGCTCAAGGCCATCATCGCCGACGAGGATTCCCAGAAGCAGAAGCGCGAGAAGGCCGTCAAGCGCCTCGAGGTCGTTGACGCCTTCCTGAAGGGCGGCAACAGCCCCGCAAACATGATCCTGGACGTCATCCCGGTCATTCCGCCCGATCTGCGCCCGATGGTCCAGCTCGATGGCGGCCGCTTCGCCGCGTCCGACCTCAACGACCTGTATCGTCGCGTGATCAACCGTAACAACCGACTCAAGCGCCTGCTCGACCTGGACGCCCCTGCGATTATCGTGAACAACGAGAAGCGCATGCTCCAGGAGTCCGTGGACGCCCTGTTCGACAACGGCCGTCGTGGTCGCCCGGTCTCTGGCCGTGGCGGTCGCCCGCTCAAGTCGCTCGCCGAGGCCCTCAAGGGCAAGCAGGGTCGTTTCCGTCAGAACCTGCTGGGTAAGCGTGTCGACTACTCCGGCCGTTCGGTTATCGTTACCGACCCCAAGCTGCTGCTGCACCAGTGCGGTCTGCCCAAGACCATGGCGCTGGAGCTCTTCAAGCCCTTCGTTATGAAGCGCCTGGTCGAGCTCGGCAAGGTCGAGAACATCAAGGGCGCCAAGCGCGCTATCGACCGCGGTGCCACCTTTGTGTGGGATATCCTCGAAGAGGTCATCGACGGCCGCGTCGTGCTGCTCAACCGTGCACCGACCCTGCACCGTCTGTCCATCCAGGCCTTTGAGCCGGTGCTGGTCGAGGGCAAGGCTATCCACCTGCACCCGCTGGTCTGCTCGCCCTTCAACGCCGACTTCGACGGCGACCAGATGTCTGTCCACGTGCCGCTGTCCAGCCAGGCTCAGGCCGAGGCCCGCGTGCTCATGCTCTCTGCGAACAACCTGCGCTCGCCGGCATCCGGCAAGCCGGTCAACATCCCTTCGCAGGACATGATCATCGGTGTGTACTACCTGACCCAGGTCCGCGAGGGTCTGCCGGGCGAGAACCACGTGTTCTCGAGCTTCGACGACGCGCTGCACGCCTATGACTGCCGCTCCGAGGTCGACATGCAGGCCAAGATCCAGGTCCGCGTGTCCGCTGCCGATGCCAACGTCATCAATGAGGACGGCACCCGTATCTTCCGCGTCAAGAACGGCAAGAACGAGTTTGTCGACTACGATGTCACCGGCAATAAGACCGCGCGCTTCGAGACCTCTATCGGCCGCATCATCTTCAACCGCCAGTGCCTGCCCGAAGACTACGAGTTCATGAACTACAAGATGGTCAAGGGCGATGTGGCCAAGCTGGTTGCGGACTGCTGTGATCGTTACCCCGAGGCCAAGGTCGGCCCGATCCTCGACGCCATCAAGTACTCCGGCTTCCACTACGCTACCCGCGCCGGCCTCACCATCTCGGTGTGGGACGCTCTCATCCCTGCCGAGAAGCAGGAGCTGCTCGACCGCGCCCAGGCCAACGTCGACCAGATCAACGAGTACTTCGAGGAGGGCTTCATCAACGAGACAGAGCGCCACATCGAAGTCGTTAACGAGTGGACCGCTTGTACCGACAAGGTCGCAGCGCTCATGCTCGACATGTTCGACGAGGAGAACCCGCTGTACATGATGGCCGACTCCGGCGCCCGTGGTTCTAAGACCCAGCTGCGTCAGCTCGGCGGCATGCGTGGCCTGATGGCAGACATGTCCGGCGAGACGATCGACCTTCCCATTAAGGCGAACTTCCGCGAGGGCCTGCTGCCGCTCGAGTACTTCATTTCGACCTACGGCGCCCGTAAGGGCCTGGTCGATACCGCATCCCACACCTCGGACTCTGGTTACCTGACCCGTCGTCTGGTCGACGTGGCCCAGGACGTCATCGTCCGCGAGGAGGACTGCGGCACGCACGAGGGCGTCACCTACAACCTCATCATCCCCGGCACCACCGACCTCAACACCGACCTCGTCGGCCGTTGCTTCATCGAGGACGTCGTGGCTCCCGATGGCACCGTGCTCTTTGAGCAGGACGGCTACATCGAGAAGGTTGCCGACATTCAGAAGATGGTCGATGCCGGCCTTAAGAAGGTCAAGCTCCGCGCGCTGCTCACTTGCCGCTCCAAGTACGGCGTGTGCCAGAAGTGCTACGGCTGGGATCTTTCCACCCGTCGTCCGGTCGCCATCGGTACCGCGGTCGGCATTATTGCCGCCCAGTCCATCGGCGAGCCCGGTACGCAGCTTACGATGCGTACCATTCACTCCGGCGGCGTCGCTGGCGTCGACGATATTACGCAGGGTCTGCCTACGGTCAGCCGTATGTTCGATATCGTCGGCAACGTCAACGAGAAGATTCTGGGTCGCGAGGCCGAGCTGGCTCCGTACTCCGGCCACCTCTCGATTAAGCCCGAGAAGTCCGAGTACGTGCTGACGCTCACCGACTCCGAGGACCACACCCGTGTCCTCGACGAGCGTCGCGTCCCCGCTTCGGTTCGCTTTATGCCCGAGATCGAGGACGGCTGCGAGGTTCGCGCCGGCGACCAGATCACCAAGGGCTTCGTCAACTTCCGCAACCTGCGCAAGCTGACTGACATCGAGTCGACGATGCACACCTTCGTCGAGAGCGTCAAGGACGTCTACACCAGCCAGGGCGTCGACCTGAACGACAAGCACATCGAGGTGCTCGCACGCCAGATGCTGCGTCGCGTTCAGATCACCAACCCCGGCGACTCCAAGTACCTGCTTGGTCAGTACGTCGACCGCTACGAGTTCGCCGACGAGGTCGAGCGCGTTGCCCGTCTGGGCGGTCAGGCTCCCGTGGCCGAGCCCGTTATCCTGGGTACGCTCAAGGTCGCGTCCAACATCGACTCCTGGCTGTCGAGCGCTTCGTTCATCCGCACTGCCGGCGTCCTTACCGAGGCTGCTATCGAGGGCAAGGTCGACCACCTGCTCGACCTTAAGTCCAACGTCATCGTCGGTAAGAAGATCCCGGCTGGTACTGGCCTCAAGCCGTACGCCAACGCCAAGCTGACGTATCGCACGGCCGACGGCTATGTCGACATCGACGGTCCGGCTTCGCCCAACGCCAAGTCACTGCCCGAGTGGGCTCCTGTGGAGCTCAAGGACCTGGACGAGCAGCTCCCGCAGCAGCTCGACTGGGCCGGCTACGACGAGTTCGGCGGTGCTGACGGTTCGTTCACCCGCAACGGCCACACCATCTCCGCCGAGAAGGCTCGCCTGTACCTGTTCGACGACCTGGGCGTGTCGCAGCGCTGGACCAACAAGTTCAGCGAGGTCGGCATCGAGACGGTCGGCGACCTGGTCGGCAAGTCCGAGGAAGATCTGCTGCGCATCGATGGCATCGGTGCCAAGGCGATCGAGGAGCTCCGTGACGGCCTCGAGGCCCACGACCTGCTCTACATCCTCGAGAACAACGACGACGTTGCCGACGAGGAAGACCTCTCGCAGCTGCTGCAGATGGTCTTTAGCCCCGACGGTCCGGACGACATCCTGCTGGGCACCTCTGCCACGCCGACGCATCACGCCGACGCCGACGAGGAGCTCCTGGGCGCCCCGATCGACGACAAGAAGGCTCCCGCCAACGGTGCCATCAACGAGGACATGGCTTCCCTCGACGAGCTGCTCAACCAGCTCGTGGACACCGACGATGCCGAAGAGGCCAAGGACAACGACGAGGAGTAA